One genomic segment of Aquipluma nitroreducens includes these proteins:
- a CDS encoding DUF6088 family protein translates to MLQNKNIKTMQSIEKQIEDKIKDDAKGTLLFPEDFQQLGSSEAVRLALHRIEKREIIRRVAHGIYVRPKESSYIGEVMPTAEEVAEGIAKRDKIRIVPTGVYALHALGLSTQIPLKLVFLTDGAARTIKVGKRTIKLKRTTPKNLLAKGKISSLVIQALREIGIDKASPTELKQILKLLKEEDLQLLKHDIKLAPEWIKQIMKKAIDG, encoded by the coding sequence TTGTTACAAAATAAAAACATAAAAACAATGCAAAGCATTGAGAAACAAATAGAAGATAAGATAAAAGATGATGCTAAGGGTACATTGTTATTTCCGGAGGACTTTCAACAGCTGGGATCTTCAGAGGCTGTGCGTTTGGCTTTGCATCGCATTGAAAAAAGAGAAATCATTCGAAGAGTCGCTCATGGAATATATGTACGCCCAAAAGAAAGTTCATATATAGGAGAAGTTATGCCTACAGCAGAAGAAGTTGCTGAAGGTATTGCTAAAAGAGATAAAATAAGAATTGTTCCAACGGGTGTATATGCATTGCATGCATTGGGCTTAAGCACACAGATACCATTAAAGCTAGTCTTTTTAACAGATGGGGCAGCACGTACTATAAAAGTCGGCAAAAGAACCATAAAACTGAAAAGGACTACACCCAAAAACCTGTTGGCTAAAGGTAAAATTAGTTCTTTAGTGATTCAGGCATTGCGCGAAATTGGTATAGACAAGGCAAGCCCAACTGAATTAAAGCAAATCCTTAAACTATTAAAAGAAGAGGACCTGCAACTATTAAAACATGATATTAAACTGGCACCGGAATGGATTAAGCAAATTATGAAAAAAGCAATTGATGGATAA
- a CDS encoding nucleotidyl transferase AbiEii/AbiGii toxin family protein, with protein sequence MDKFYYIPDDAKAEILRNTGEKTNLPAYAVEKDWWVVQTLSILFETEIGKHMVFKGGTSLSKAWGLIERFSEDIDLAVDRRFYGFEGDLGKKQRTNLRKKANTYITEQLYPELNFRFKEKGVDVKLELEEITTSDQDPIIILVNYPNVIESPGYLRPRVQVELGCRSLIEPFSIRTFNSFLDEMYPDASFAKQPIHIPTVDPERTLLEKIFLLHEEFQRPDIKVRVDRMSRHLFDIYKLAASPFAEKALLNQELYAEIVYHRQLFTKLGGVDYRRHNPGTINPIPPVHLLDAWKRDYSIMQEQMIYADSPSFDTMLEAIKNYISKINQLDWQIIE encoded by the coding sequence ATGGATAAATTTTACTATATACCTGACGATGCTAAAGCTGAAATTCTCCGGAATACTGGTGAAAAAACGAACCTCCCTGCCTATGCTGTCGAAAAAGACTGGTGGGTCGTTCAAACACTTTCTATTCTTTTTGAAACGGAAATCGGGAAACACATGGTGTTTAAAGGAGGTACATCACTAAGCAAAGCCTGGGGTCTGATTGAACGATTTTCGGAAGATATTGATTTGGCTGTTGATCGTAGATTCTATGGGTTCGAGGGTGATTTAGGGAAAAAACAACGGACAAATCTTCGGAAAAAAGCAAATACTTACATTACAGAACAGCTTTATCCGGAACTAAACTTCCGTTTTAAGGAAAAGGGAGTTGACGTTAAGCTTGAATTGGAAGAAATAACTACGAGTGATCAGGATCCGATAATCATACTTGTAAATTATCCCAATGTAATCGAATCGCCTGGTTACTTAAGACCAAGGGTTCAGGTAGAATTAGGATGCCGGTCGCTGATTGAGCCGTTTTCAATTCGCACTTTCAATTCATTTTTGGATGAAATGTATCCTGATGCTTCATTTGCAAAGCAGCCTATTCATATTCCAACTGTTGATCCCGAACGTACCCTCCTTGAAAAAATATTTCTTTTACACGAAGAGTTTCAGCGTCCAGATATTAAGGTTAGGGTGGACCGAATGAGCCGTCATCTTTTTGATATTTACAAATTGGCGGCTTCTCCATTTGCTGAAAAAGCTCTATTAAATCAAGAGCTTTATGCTGAAATTGTATATCATCGTCAATTGTTTACCAAGCTTGGGGGTGTCGATTATAGGCGGCATAATCCAGGAACGATTAATCCAATTCCACCTGTTCATTTGCTGGATGCCTGGAAAAGAGATTATTCAATCATGCAGGAACAAATGATATATGCCGATTCGCCAAGTTTTGATACTATGCTTGAGGCAATTAAAAACTATATCTCAAAAATAAACCAGCTAGACTGGCAAATCATTGAATAA
- the brxL gene encoding BREX system Lon protease-like protein BrxL, with translation MSTLQEKILTHFEGKVVRKDLTSRVKGNAVVPAYVLEFLLGQYCAINDEEVINNGIEKVKDVIKNNFVHRAEAEYVKSTIREKGSHKIIDKIFVTLNDDDNFYETSFANLGIDHVAIADSIVKKHKKLLSGGGVWCILTMGYDSSDGIKSRWVIETVKPIQVSGVDLEEIIEKRQHFDTDEWIDLLMHSIGLNPEFFNRRGKLIQLSRLITHVENNYNFIELGPKGTGKSHVFSELSPHGVLVSGGDVTSARLFVSNTGKGKIGLVGYWDVICLDEFEQVVGSKRADGDMVNIMQNYMANKSFNRGKETIQAYASMAFVGNTKHTVPFMLRETHLFESIPAAYIKGAFLDRIHLYIPGWEVNILKESVFSKEFGFIVDYLAEILKQFRKYDYTNQVDQYVDFDPSYTGRDKLAIRKTFSGLVKLIYPNKHMSEKEALELIDFAVEGRKRVKDQLYVIDETFKDSPVEFSYKINSSNKKIKIETLEKLNGEIFDGAAEITPTEDPDKSTVKAEIIAPGLKEKEIIIRDNQKGISYKKLFAEYLKGATEITLTDPYIRHPHQFRNLLEFCSILIQNKKKEEEISLHVVSWNDVEYTPISTANFDEITESLRDSGIIFTYEFQDLHDRSIVANNGWKIKLGRGLDIFEKPAFRFDISEVMQEQRQCRNCEITYIRQID, from the coding sequence ATGTCAACATTACAAGAGAAAATATTAACTCATTTTGAAGGGAAAGTTGTCAGGAAAGATTTAACCTCAAGGGTAAAAGGTAATGCGGTAGTTCCGGCATACGTGCTGGAATTTCTACTTGGTCAGTATTGCGCAATCAATGACGAAGAAGTCATTAACAATGGGATTGAGAAAGTAAAAGATGTGATCAAAAACAACTTTGTCCATCGTGCTGAAGCTGAGTATGTAAAATCAACCATCAGGGAGAAAGGTTCTCATAAGATCATCGACAAGATATTTGTTACTCTGAATGATGATGACAATTTCTATGAGACTTCATTTGCCAATCTTGGAATTGACCATGTCGCTATTGCCGATTCAATTGTCAAAAAGCATAAAAAATTATTAAGTGGAGGAGGCGTCTGGTGTATTTTAACCATGGGTTATGATTCTTCCGATGGGATCAAATCCAGATGGGTTATCGAAACCGTAAAACCTATTCAGGTTTCAGGAGTCGATTTGGAAGAAATAATCGAAAAACGACAGCATTTTGATACTGACGAATGGATTGATTTACTAATGCATAGTATTGGATTAAATCCTGAATTCTTCAACCGGAGGGGAAAGCTAATTCAGTTATCAAGACTGATTACTCATGTTGAGAATAACTATAACTTCATCGAACTTGGACCCAAAGGAACCGGTAAATCTCATGTGTTTTCAGAACTCTCGCCTCATGGAGTTTTAGTTTCAGGCGGCGATGTGACCAGTGCCAGGCTTTTTGTGAGCAATACTGGCAAAGGCAAAATCGGATTGGTTGGGTATTGGGATGTGATTTGCCTGGATGAATTTGAACAAGTGGTTGGCTCGAAACGTGCAGATGGCGACATGGTCAATATCATGCAAAATTACATGGCAAATAAATCATTCAACAGAGGAAAGGAAACCATTCAAGCCTATGCTTCAATGGCATTTGTGGGCAATACTAAGCACACTGTTCCTTTCATGCTTCGCGAGACACATCTTTTTGAATCCATCCCGGCAGCCTATATCAAAGGGGCTTTCCTCGATCGTATTCATCTTTATATTCCAGGATGGGAAGTCAATATCCTAAAGGAAAGTGTATTCTCTAAAGAGTTTGGGTTCATTGTTGATTATTTGGCTGAAATTCTGAAGCAGTTCCGGAAGTACGACTATACCAATCAGGTTGATCAGTATGTGGACTTTGATCCATCCTATACAGGCAGGGACAAATTGGCCATCCGGAAAACATTCTCAGGTCTGGTAAAGCTAATATACCCCAATAAGCATATGAGCGAAAAGGAAGCACTCGAACTGATTGATTTTGCAGTAGAAGGCAGGAAAAGAGTCAAGGATCAGCTTTACGTGATTGACGAAACCTTTAAAGATTCTCCTGTTGAATTCAGCTACAAAATCAATTCATCCAACAAAAAAATAAAGATAGAAACGCTTGAGAAGTTAAATGGAGAAATTTTTGATGGTGCTGCAGAAATCACTCCGACTGAAGATCCGGATAAATCAACAGTCAAGGCTGAAATAATTGCACCAGGACTTAAGGAGAAAGAAATCATTATCAGGGATAATCAAAAAGGAATCTCCTATAAAAAACTATTTGCCGAGTATCTTAAAGGTGCAACTGAAATTACATTGACTGATCCATACATCAGACATCCACATCAATTCCGTAATTTGTTAGAATTCTGTTCGATCCTTATTCAAAATAAAAAGAAAGAGGAGGAAATCAGTTTGCACGTTGTCTCATGGAACGACGTAGAATATACGCCCATATCAACTGCCAACTTTGATGAAATTACGGAATCTTTGAGGGATTCAGGAATCATCTTCACCTACGAATTTCAGGATTTACATGATCGCAGCATTGTAGCCAATAATGGTTGGAAAATAAAACTTGGTCGCGGACTTGATATTTTCGAGAAGCCTGCCTTTCGTTTTGATATCTCGGAAGTGATGCAGGAACAACGGCAATGCCGAAATTGCGAGATAACGTATATTCGGCAAATTGACTGA
- a CDS encoding ArdC family protein produces MNSSFDIYEMVTNLIIERLEAGVVPWQMPWKAEIGFPQNMVHKKAYRGFNFWLLLTVADKFGSPFFLTFNQIKELGGHVLKGEKGFPVVFWKLLDTEEKDGSIDHIPFLRYYTVFNLKQTEGIDESKVPATEAHDHVFDPIGNAEQLIEFWYDSPEIRLDQSHAFYSPTGDYVGMPNPRTFFRDEQYYSTLYHELVHSTGHINRTGRHEKLHDHKFGSQDYSQEELVAELGAAYLCYMTGIQNATIDNSAAYIKSWIGKFKEDKKMLLIASSQAQKAVDYILEHQVHPNQAASAALVDLVDQMAEAV; encoded by the coding sequence ATGAATTCTTCGTTTGATATTTATGAAATGGTTACCAACCTGATTATTGAACGCCTTGAAGCAGGTGTTGTTCCTTGGCAAATGCCTTGGAAAGCAGAGATCGGATTCCCTCAGAACATGGTCCACAAAAAGGCTTATCGGGGATTTAATTTCTGGTTGCTGCTTACTGTAGCAGATAAGTTCGGGTCTCCGTTCTTTCTCACCTTCAACCAGATCAAAGAATTAGGTGGACACGTTTTGAAAGGTGAAAAAGGTTTCCCTGTCGTGTTTTGGAAGTTGCTGGATACGGAAGAAAAAGATGGTAGCATTGACCACATCCCTTTCCTTCGGTATTACACTGTTTTTAACCTGAAACAAACCGAAGGTATTGATGAAAGCAAGGTCCCAGCGACTGAAGCGCATGACCATGTATTTGATCCGATTGGCAATGCTGAACAGTTAATCGAGTTTTGGTACGATAGCCCTGAAATCAGGCTCGACCAATCACACGCTTTCTATTCACCTACTGGTGATTATGTCGGAATGCCAAACCCACGGACTTTCTTCAGGGACGAACAGTATTACTCGACACTTTACCACGAGCTAGTCCATTCTACAGGGCATATCAACAGGACTGGCCGACATGAAAAGCTACATGATCATAAGTTCGGTTCTCAGGATTATAGCCAGGAAGAACTGGTTGCCGAATTGGGAGCCGCATACCTGTGTTACATGACCGGAATTCAAAATGCCACAATAGACAACAGTGCTGCCTACATCAAAAGCTGGATTGGCAAATTCAAGGAAGATAAAAAGATGTTGCTGATTGCTTCTTCACAGGCACAAAAGGCTGTTGATTACATACTGGAACACCAGGTTCATCCCAACCAGGCGGCAAGTGCCGCTTTGGTTGACTTGGTTGACCAAATGGCGGAGGCAGTTTAG
- a CDS encoding N-6 DNA methylase, with amino-acid sequence MEQFKSFSQYILQIGYKYGLHSVFDDFLEMVVCALSLGAKEDRYHEIVRNYEKPDAYLMAEAFGSLVIEMDNNGDGLKDGFGDFYMEYLSYGRNGQFFTPEPICDMMARIVNPAGFGERVADCCCGSGRMLLAAAKINRNSLFFGADIDRTCAMMCLINLCLNGLLGEVCWMDTLMNRFYGGWRVELHPEKAVPYIREITKEESYLVLRLPEKKEEIVKKQISAAGVFQQLLFEF; translated from the coding sequence ATGGAACAGTTTAAAAGTTTTTCCCAGTATATCCTGCAAATCGGCTATAAATATGGTTTGCATTCGGTGTTTGATGATTTCCTTGAAATGGTAGTTTGTGCTTTATCATTGGGAGCAAAGGAAGATCGCTACCATGAAATCGTCCGAAACTATGAAAAACCGGATGCCTATCTGATGGCTGAAGCTTTTGGTTCACTGGTCATCGAAATGGACAATAACGGCGACGGGCTTAAAGATGGCTTTGGTGATTTTTACATGGAATACCTAAGCTATGGCAGGAATGGGCAGTTTTTCACCCCAGAACCGATATGCGATATGATGGCCCGGATAGTAAACCCTGCTGGTTTTGGGGAGCGGGTGGCTGATTGTTGTTGTGGCTCTGGCCGGATGTTGCTGGCAGCAGCAAAAATAAACCGGAATTCGTTGTTTTTCGGAGCTGATATAGACCGAACCTGTGCGATGATGTGTTTAATAAACTTATGCCTTAATGGACTTCTGGGAGAAGTTTGTTGGATGGATACGCTGATGAATCGTTTTTACGGAGGTTGGCGAGTCGAACTTCACCCCGAGAAGGCAGTCCCATACATCAGGGAAATAACCAAAGAAGAAAGCTATCTGGTGTTGAGATTGCCGGAGAAAAAGGAAGAAATCGTCAAAAAACAGATCTCGGCAGCGGGAGTATTTCAGCAGTTGTTGTTTGAATTCTAG
- a CDS encoding three component ABC system middle component gives MSDFSKSIHTIYNNPFILTPVLVTFYKNYVGLKNDILLAYLIFPIVLEQEHIQKIKRINSKTPLSRFTKDKDFISGFYDRVETYRSVTNLCLQYAIDSKYILVDKNMSVKVITEDVFFVDPLLKDAIELSNKLYKVFRKINVINIYQAFGIKKL, from the coding sequence ATGAGTGATTTCAGCAAAAGCATACATACAATCTATAATAATCCATTTATTCTGACTCCAGTTCTAGTAACATTTTACAAGAACTATGTTGGGCTAAAAAACGATATATTACTGGCTTATTTGATTTTCCCAATAGTTTTGGAACAAGAACATATCCAAAAAATAAAAAGAATTAATTCAAAAACGCCACTAAGTCGTTTTACAAAGGATAAAGATTTTATTTCTGGATTTTATGATCGAGTAGAAACATATAGGAGTGTTACTAATCTATGTTTACAATACGCTATCGATAGTAAATATATCCTTGTAGATAAAAATATGAGCGTAAAAGTAATTACTGAGGACGTTTTCTTTGTTGACCCATTGCTTAAAGATGCCATAGAATTATCCAATAAACTTTATAAAGTCTTTAGAAAAATTAATGTGATAAATATTTACCAAGCATTTGGAATAAAAAAATTATGA